From Verrucomicrobiia bacterium, the proteins below share one genomic window:
- the rpsU gene encoding 30S ribosomal protein S21 gives MTGVRVREDETFEKALRRFNKSCERSGILADLKKHQHFEKPSERKKRKMAAAKRKVRRQQMMEEWE, from the coding sequence ATGACCGGCGTTAGAGTGCGGGAAGATGAGACATTCGAGAAGGCCCTGCGCCGATTTAACAAATCGTGCGAGCGAAGCGGCATTTTGGCCGATTTGAAGAAACATCAGCACTTCGAGAAACCATCCGAACGCAAAAAGAGGAAAATGGCCGCGGCCAAAAGAAAAGTCCGCCGCCAGCAAATGATGGAAGAATGGGAATAA
- a CDS encoding 16S rRNA (uracil(1498)-N(3))-methyltransferase: protein MRFVTQFYVEPCNVTGDMLRLTGDEARHCAQVLRHKKGDRIAASDGLGKTYEAEIRSASAKEVEAEILKSETGKNEPKTEVILAIGLTKGEKLDWLVEKATEMGVSAIWPYFAHYSEVKWDKKQVDKNLARWQRIALAAFKQCGRSVIPKVEILKNLAEVIKRKGDRELVAAHPVESGASMFGGSSFGQEIIAVIGPEGGFAAEEIETIHQAGGRLVSLGLRRLRTETAGLVLAAKLFVLKAEL, encoded by the coding sequence TTGCGCTTCGTAACCCAATTTTACGTCGAACCCTGCAATGTGACGGGGGATATGCTTCGTCTTACCGGCGACGAGGCCCGGCATTGCGCGCAGGTTCTTCGGCATAAGAAGGGGGACCGAATCGCCGCTTCCGACGGGTTGGGGAAGACCTATGAAGCGGAAATTCGGTCCGCCTCCGCAAAGGAAGTTGAAGCCGAAATCCTAAAATCCGAAACAGGCAAAAACGAACCGAAAACGGAGGTGATTTTGGCCATCGGACTAACCAAAGGGGAGAAGCTGGACTGGCTGGTGGAAAAAGCGACCGAAATGGGGGTTAGCGCCATTTGGCCCTATTTTGCTCACTATTCAGAAGTCAAATGGGATAAAAAGCAGGTTGATAAGAACCTTGCCCGCTGGCAAAGAATCGCCTTGGCGGCTTTCAAGCAGTGCGGACGGTCAGTTATACCCAAAGTCGAGATTTTGAAAAATCTTGCCGAAGTTATTAAAAGGAAAGGAGATAGAGAGCTCGTAGCGGCCCATCCAGTGGAAAGTGGAGCTTCGATGTTCGGCGGCTCGTCTTTTGGGCAAGAAATCATAGCCGTTATCGGGCCGGAAGGCGGGTTTGCCGCCGAAGAAATTGAAACCATCCACCAAGCGGGTGGCCGGTTGGTTTCGCTCGGGCTGCGGCGGCTGCGTACGGAGACGGCGGGGCTGGTTTTGGCCGCCAAACTGTTTGTACTTAAAGCAGAGCTTTAA
- a CDS encoding GatB/YqeY domain-containing protein: protein MGIKERMEADLIAAQKAGDKVKLGVLRVLKSEIRYKEIDLKHPLTDEETILVLSSSVKKRKESIQEFKKGNRPDLVSKEEAELGIVQSYLPAELTETELSDIVKSTIAEVGATSNADLGKVMKSLMPKVRGRADGKRVNALVAAHLGG from the coding sequence ATGGGAATAAAAGAGCGAATGGAGGCCGATTTGATCGCCGCCCAGAAAGCGGGGGACAAAGTCAAACTCGGCGTACTGCGCGTTCTGAAATCCGAAATACGCTACAAGGAAATTGATTTAAAACATCCGCTTACCGACGAGGAGACGATTTTGGTGCTCTCCTCGTCGGTAAAAAAGCGGAAGGAATCGATTCAAGAATTCAAAAAGGGGAACCGGCCGGATTTGGTCTCCAAGGAGGAGGCCGAACTGGGCATCGTGCAATCTTACCTCCCCGCCGAACTAACCGAGACCGAACTTTCCGACATCGTAAAATCCACCATCGCCGAAGTCGGCGCCACCTCCAACGCCGATTTGGGAAAAGTGATGAAAAGCTTGATGCCCAAGGTCCGGGGGCGGGCGGACGGGAAAAGAGTGAACGCGCTCGTCGCCGCACATCTCGGAGGATGA
- the dnaG gene encoding DNA primase, whose translation MQNQAKKGNLSNEWTERVREATDIVDLVSEYLTLKKKGKNFLGLCPFHQEKTPSFSVSPEKGVYHCFGCGKGGDVFNFVMEVEHLSFPETLRYLARKANITLPEKRDKKELDYYERLYWAVSTAQEYFRESLMDEKLAAEGWAYLNRRGVTREMIDTFQIGYAPMNWEGIIEFGRKRGVTTDSLSIAGLAVKKDSMLRIPTGTGYYDRFRRRFTFPIQNISGRIVAFGGRAVNPKDQPKYLNCPETPIYKKGKELFGLAVTKEEIRKTKTAILVEGYIDLISLYQRGILNVAAALGTAFTAEQAVLLARFAENVIIIFDRDAAGESAVFRAVENLYDAGLNVQVVQLPPGDDPDSFIRDHGKDGFDLLVRQSTSYLEFQKNRIGGALRVLPPSEQEKVLLELAGISNRMRDDARSLLFLEEAARTLDFDFRLMERYSKRLRKAGAPAAEKAQLPVPSDLEGDFLALLISKPELLAGSSAEWLEYFSKPDSYSLFEVLLERHVQGQKIGFDVLMSELPEDKFHPYLLVLSQRDLGDADPKQLLTDYVNKLSDRKKNQRVRELKQLLMQAEKAADENRARELVSELDKIIR comes from the coding sequence ATGCAAAACCAGGCAAAAAAGGGAAATCTATCCAACGAATGGACGGAGCGTGTCCGCGAGGCGACCGACATTGTCGATCTCGTATCCGAATATTTAACGCTCAAGAAAAAAGGGAAAAACTTTTTGGGGCTCTGCCCCTTTCACCAGGAAAAAACGCCCTCGTTTTCAGTATCGCCGGAAAAGGGGGTGTACCACTGCTTCGGCTGCGGCAAAGGAGGAGACGTATTCAACTTCGTCATGGAAGTTGAACATCTCTCCTTCCCGGAGACCTTGCGCTATTTGGCCCGCAAGGCGAACATCACTTTGCCGGAAAAGCGGGACAAAAAGGAGTTGGATTACTACGAACGGCTGTATTGGGCCGTTTCCACGGCGCAGGAATATTTCCGTGAATCTTTGATGGATGAAAAGCTGGCGGCGGAAGGATGGGCGTACCTGAACCGCCGGGGCGTCACCCGCGAAATGATTGATACCTTCCAAATCGGCTATGCACCGATGAACTGGGAGGGAATCATCGAATTCGGCCGGAAAAGGGGGGTGACGACGGACAGCTTGTCCATTGCCGGGCTGGCGGTGAAAAAGGATTCGATGCTTAGGATTCCGACCGGCACCGGCTATTACGACCGCTTCCGCCGGCGCTTCACCTTTCCCATCCAAAACATCTCCGGTCGCATCGTGGCTTTTGGCGGGCGGGCGGTCAACCCAAAAGATCAGCCGAAATACCTGAATTGTCCCGAAACGCCCATTTACAAAAAGGGAAAGGAGCTGTTCGGGCTGGCCGTTACGAAAGAAGAAATTCGAAAAACAAAAACGGCCATTCTTGTTGAAGGATACATTGACTTGATTTCGCTCTATCAGCGGGGGATATTGAACGTGGCCGCAGCGCTCGGCACGGCCTTCACGGCGGAGCAAGCGGTGCTTTTGGCCCGCTTTGCGGAAAACGTAATTATCATCTTCGACCGGGACGCTGCCGGCGAGTCCGCGGTCTTCCGCGCCGTGGAGAATCTCTATGACGCCGGGTTGAACGTTCAGGTTGTGCAGCTCCCCCCCGGGGATGACCCGGATTCCTTCATCCGCGACCACGGCAAGGATGGGTTTGACCTTCTGGTCAGGCAATCGACGAGTTATCTCGAATTTCAGAAGAACCGGATTGGCGGGGCGTTGCGGGTGCTTCCGCCCTCCGAACAGGAAAAAGTACTGCTTGAGCTGGCCGGGATTTCCAACCGGATGCGGGATGACGCCCGGTCGCTTTTGTTTCTCGAAGAAGCCGCGCGGACCTTGGATTTCGATTTCCGGCTTATGGAGCGATATTCCAAGCGGCTGCGCAAGGCCGGCGCCCCGGCGGCGGAAAAAGCGCAGCTGCCAGTCCCGTCCGATTTGGAAGGGGATTTTCTGGCCCTGCTCATCTCCAAACCGGAGCTTTTGGCCGGGTCTTCCGCCGAATGGCTGGAATATTTTTCCAAACCGGACTCGTATTCCCTTTTTGAAGTTCTTTTGGAGCGGCACGTTCAGGGGCAAAAAATCGGGTTTGACGTTTTGATGAGCGAACTGCCGGAGGATAAGTTCCACCCATATCTTTTGGTTCTGTCGCAACGTGATTTGGGAGACGCCGATCCCAAGCAGCTCTTGACAGATTATGTAAACAAGCTGTCCGACCGGAAGAAAAATCAAAGGGTGCGGGAGCTCAAACAGCTTTTGATGCAGGCGGAAAAGGCGGCGGATGAAAACCGGGCGCGGGAACTCGTTTCCGAACTGGACAAAATAATTCGATAA
- a CDS encoding endonuclease MutS2 — translation MIADSHSKDALEFEKIKKIAAGFALSPAGAGKILALEPSDRHEEIQFRQKLIGELLEIVKSRTPFPLQRFEDLAALFPKLGIEGIILTPKELWEVANFVTLVNQLVKARKDLEERYSGLAGFLAPLETDKIFPNACFKALEPSGEVKDSATALLKSLRQKIRAFRDKIENKLWNILEKKGLVGRPEGYVTLREGRYVIPFGEKDPDLKKAIVHDRSGSGATFFVEPLATVEMNNELKEAELAEEEEVKRILSNLSALVVERHEKLEKEFEILAQLDCFFGLASFGSRIEGVLPELSQEDIVLRSARHPLLLFPKGEYDPSGVVPCDLTLGESNRILLISGPNAGGKTVTLKLVGLSTLMFQSGFPLPAKEGTKLPVFKKIFATIGDEQSIELSLSSFSAHLVRLKESLKDLTPDSLLLFDELFSGTDPKEGVVLAEAFLAYLHRVGVKVVITTHYSSLKTLPEVYPAMQNASLDFDTNTLRPTYKLRPGIPGASFAIELASRIGLLENIVNEARGKIGTSERELSNLLARLAEKERAFEEKSRELQKLEQRLSSESQVLEAEREEFKRFEKEKRKKVLEEATQYVRQAKRDMEALLEAAKKQAKDKSVLEQTRRQVTARMQVIEKERESLMEKTVFSDEPLEVGKMVFVPFFNARGTLANLDGAEATVEIEGKTYKLKREEVRLIAASSAEKKAAVFSSGSFEEAASIEIDLRGLLGDEAVSEVDKFLDRALLSGAPFVRLIHGKGTGALKKRIAEFLKTHPAVLESHPGESGEGGEGVTVVTLKK, via the coding sequence ATGATTGCCGACTCGCACAGCAAAGACGCTTTAGAATTTGAGAAGATAAAAAAAATTGCCGCCGGATTTGCCCTTTCTCCTGCGGGGGCCGGGAAAATTCTGGCCCTGGAGCCGTCCGACCGGCATGAGGAAATTCAATTTCGTCAAAAGCTGATCGGCGAGCTTTTGGAGATTGTCAAAAGCAGAACCCCGTTTCCCCTTCAACGTTTTGAAGATTTGGCTGCGCTTTTCCCCAAGCTCGGCATAGAGGGAATCATCCTGACTCCCAAAGAGCTCTGGGAGGTGGCCAATTTTGTGACGCTTGTCAACCAGCTGGTCAAGGCGCGCAAGGATTTGGAGGAACGGTATTCTGGGCTGGCCGGATTTCTTGCACCTTTGGAGACCGATAAAATCTTTCCCAACGCCTGCTTCAAGGCATTGGAGCCCTCCGGCGAGGTTAAAGACAGCGCCACAGCGCTTTTGAAATCGCTAAGGCAGAAAATCCGGGCTTTCCGGGATAAAATCGAAAATAAGCTCTGGAACATATTGGAAAAAAAGGGGCTGGTCGGGCGGCCGGAGGGATACGTAACCCTGCGGGAAGGGCGTTACGTCATACCGTTCGGCGAAAAAGATCCGGATTTGAAAAAGGCCATCGTCCACGACCGTTCCGGCTCCGGGGCGACATTTTTTGTTGAGCCGCTGGCAACCGTTGAGATGAACAACGAGCTGAAAGAAGCGGAACTGGCGGAGGAGGAAGAGGTCAAACGAATTCTGTCCAATTTGTCCGCCCTCGTCGTAGAGCGGCACGAGAAGTTGGAGAAGGAATTTGAAATTCTTGCGCAACTCGACTGTTTCTTCGGGCTGGCGAGCTTCGGAAGCCGAATCGAAGGGGTTTTGCCCGAGCTTTCGCAAGAAGACATTGTCCTACGGAGCGCACGCCACCCCCTTTTGCTTTTTCCTAAAGGAGAATATGACCCATCCGGGGTGGTTCCCTGTGATTTGACGCTGGGGGAGAGCAATCGAATTCTTTTGATCTCCGGCCCGAATGCGGGGGGCAAGACCGTCACCTTGAAGTTGGTAGGGCTTTCGACCTTGATGTTTCAATCCGGGTTTCCTCTCCCGGCGAAAGAGGGAACGAAACTTCCGGTTTTTAAGAAGATTTTTGCCACCATCGGGGATGAACAATCGATTGAGCTTTCGCTTTCCAGTTTTTCCGCCCATCTCGTCCGCTTGAAAGAGAGTTTGAAGGATTTGACCCCGGACAGCCTGCTCTTATTCGACGAACTCTTTTCGGGCACGGACCCGAAGGAAGGGGTGGTGCTGGCGGAGGCGTTTTTGGCCTATCTCCACAGGGTGGGCGTGAAGGTTGTAATCACCACGCACTATTCCAGCTTGAAGACCCTGCCGGAGGTGTATCCGGCAATGCAGAACGCTTCGCTCGATTTTGACACGAACACCCTGCGGCCCACCTACAAACTGCGGCCCGGCATTCCGGGGGCCAGTTTTGCCATTGAGCTTGCCTCACGCATCGGGCTTTTGGAGAACATCGTGAACGAGGCGAGAGGAAAAATTGGCACGTCCGAACGGGAGCTTTCCAACCTGCTTGCCCGGCTGGCGGAAAAAGAGCGGGCGTTCGAAGAAAAATCAAGGGAATTGCAAAAGCTTGAACAACGGTTGTCCTCTGAAAGCCAAGTGCTTGAAGCGGAACGTGAGGAATTCAAACGATTCGAGAAGGAGAAAAGAAAAAAAGTGCTGGAGGAAGCGACCCAGTACGTCCGCCAGGCAAAAAGGGATATGGAAGCGCTTTTGGAGGCCGCCAAAAAACAGGCCAAAGATAAGTCCGTATTGGAGCAAACGCGCCGGCAGGTGACCGCGCGGATGCAGGTCATTGAAAAGGAAAGAGAAAGCTTGATGGAGAAAACGGTTTTTTCAGACGAGCCGCTGGAGGTCGGCAAAATGGTTTTCGTCCCTTTTTTTAATGCAAGGGGAACTCTGGCAAATCTGGACGGCGCCGAAGCGACCGTTGAAATCGAAGGGAAAACCTATAAGCTGAAGCGGGAGGAGGTACGTCTCATTGCCGCATCGTCTGCCGAAAAGAAGGCGGCAGTTTTTTCCTCGGGATCTTTTGAGGAGGCAGCCTCCATCGAAATCGATTTGCGCGGGCTTTTGGGGGATGAGGCCGTTTCGGAAGTGGACAAGTTTTTGGACCGGGCACTGTTGTCCGGGGCGCCGTTCGTGCGGCTCATTCACGGAAAGGGAACGGGGGCTTTGAAAAAGCGAATCGCCGAGTTTCTGAAAACGCATCCCGCCGTTCTGGAAAGCCATCCGGGTGAATCGGGTGAAGGGGGGGAAGGGGTGACGGTTGTCACGCTGAAAAAATAA
- a CDS encoding 50S ribosomal protein L11 methyltransferase: MSNRYCAIVAEIDKRLEDPVVGFFVQNLSHNLLLEENGKKMRVVGYLSPRLSIQEKKQHLARFLSELKAANPRCLPGRALVRYEKEFDWVEEFKKSFRPRQVAPGWWVAAPWHKGRHKNEIIIEPKMAFGTGEHATTQLCCQAALGLVRPGMKVLDFGTGSGILAILAAKLGVEGVLGIDNDSLAIENAEENAILNRVGQKVKLKLGSIEAVPDEKYDLIFANLILSQVKQFFPRFKKALKKDGLLVASGVLTYQLAELGRFLNEQGAGLVAFGRDCDWAALVVSP; encoded by the coding sequence GTGTCTAACAGGTACTGTGCCATCGTGGCAGAAATCGACAAGCGGCTGGAAGATCCGGTGGTGGGCTTCTTTGTCCAGAACCTTTCCCATAATCTGCTTCTGGAGGAAAACGGGAAGAAAATGCGGGTGGTGGGGTATCTTTCTCCGCGCCTCTCGATTCAAGAGAAAAAGCAGCATTTGGCTCGATTTTTATCCGAACTGAAGGCGGCCAATCCCCGCTGCCTTCCGGGGCGGGCCCTCGTTCGCTATGAAAAAGAATTTGACTGGGTGGAGGAGTTCAAAAAAAGCTTCCGGCCCCGGCAGGTGGCGCCGGGCTGGTGGGTGGCGGCGCCGTGGCACAAGGGGCGGCACAAAAATGAAATCATAATTGAGCCGAAAATGGCCTTCGGCACGGGTGAACACGCCACCACCCAGCTTTGCTGTCAAGCTGCCTTGGGTTTGGTCAGGCCCGGTATGAAAGTGCTGGACTTCGGCACCGGTTCCGGCATTCTGGCAATTTTGGCGGCGAAGCTGGGGGTCGAAGGAGTATTGGGCATCGACAACGATTCTTTGGCGATTGAAAATGCGGAGGAAAATGCAATCTTGAACAGGGTTGGTCAGAAAGTCAAACTGAAACTCGGTTCCATCGAGGCCGTGCCGGACGAGAAGTATGATTTAATCTTTGCAAATTTGATTTTGTCTCAAGTTAAACAATTTTTTCCCCGTTTCAAAAAAGCCCTGAAAAAGGACGGCCTTTTGGTCGCCTCCGGTGTATTAACCTACCAGTTGGCCGAGCTCGGACGTTTTTTGAACGAACAGGGAGCCGGTTTGGTGGCGTTTGGGCGGGACTGCGACTGGGCGGCCTTGGTCGTTTCCCCGTAA
- a CDS encoding CvpA family protein — protein MNWLDFVLLALLVGSIALGVKRGLIREVMGFIGLIIGVVIAINKVDAVTAWVLSHMKASPVVVSFVSFVLILAAFYFAFRLLGLLFNKAISLSSLGKIDQVGGGLVGFIRGWVLVGFVLFLLFYLPFPQRFYDSVENSFFAPALTGSVPMLYESTDFLHPRSPEFMPKIRASLDPRPAERGNGSRRIAFGRDDGRYGERVSRVLANLEARYGENP, from the coding sequence ATGAACTGGTTGGATTTCGTTTTGCTTGCGCTTTTGGTCGGTTCGATCGCCCTGGGAGTCAAGCGGGGACTGATTCGGGAGGTGATGGGATTTATTGGATTGATCATCGGCGTGGTCATCGCCATCAATAAGGTGGATGCCGTAACGGCCTGGGTGCTTTCCCATATGAAGGCCTCGCCAGTGGTGGTTTCGTTTGTCTCCTTTGTTTTGATTCTGGCCGCCTTTTACTTCGCCTTCCGGCTTCTGGGACTCCTGTTCAACAAGGCGATTTCCCTTTCGAGCTTGGGGAAAATCGACCAGGTGGGGGGCGGGCTGGTCGGATTCATCCGCGGCTGGGTTTTGGTGGGGTTTGTTCTGTTTCTGCTTTTTTACCTGCCGTTTCCCCAGCGGTTCTACGATTCTGTTGAGAACTCATTTTTCGCCCCGGCTTTGACCGGTTCGGTGCCGATGCTGTACGAGAGCACCGATTTTTTACACCCGCGGAGCCCGGAGTTTATGCCGAAAATTCGCGCCTCGCTCGACCCACGGCCAGCCGAGCGGGGAAACGGCAGCCGGCGGATTGCCTTTGGGCGTGATGACGGGCGGTATGGGGAGCGGGTTTCGCGCGTTCTGGCCAATCTGGAGGCGCGCTACGGAGAAAATCCGTAA
- the cmk gene encoding (d)CMP kinase: MGRMGKVIAIDGPAGAGKSTTARMVATRLGYTYFDSGALYRVVALLALEQGVPLDNEEKLAELAREMGIRFQTEEGGNRVFVGDREITDAIRTPEIDRAVTPVAALPRVREAIVERLQKMGKGQNVVAEGRDITTVVFPAADLKIYLDASVGERTKRRFLEYKKAGREADLSKLAEEINRRDEADKSRSEGALQIAPGAVVIDTTGFSIEEQVEKVLELAKEKLGLNSGKMPKVKRSPMKWFYLFIWTLVRNLSRFLWRLTWEGVENIPREGGIILASNHISWYDPPFVSVSCPREVHFMAKRELFSIPVLGFIIRHLNAFPVSRGKYDRQALEAAIEVLKKGEALIVFPEGTRSRRKGEFLPPKAGIGVLAREGGVPIVPTYISGSDELPKIFFSFGRVRVIFGTPIPKEWVMSVAEGKPGYQQIAEEVMRRIGELKKGCQSGSVV, encoded by the coding sequence ATGGGGCGAATGGGAAAAGTCATCGCCATCGACGGGCCGGCCGGGGCTGGGAAATCGACTACGGCGCGGATGGTGGCAACCCGGCTCGGCTATACCTACTTTGACTCCGGCGCGCTGTATCGGGTCGTGGCGCTTTTGGCGCTCGAGCAGGGGGTTCCCCTTGATAATGAGGAAAAACTGGCGGAGCTCGCAAGAGAGATGGGCATCCGGTTTCAAACTGAAGAGGGGGGCAACCGGGTTTTCGTTGGCGACCGCGAGATAACCGATGCCATACGGACGCCGGAAATAGACCGGGCGGTAACGCCGGTGGCCGCCCTGCCGCGGGTCCGCGAAGCAATTGTGGAGCGATTGCAGAAAATGGGAAAGGGCCAAAACGTAGTGGCCGAAGGGCGGGACATCACCACGGTCGTCTTTCCGGCAGCCGACTTGAAAATCTATCTCGATGCCTCGGTGGGAGAACGGACGAAACGGCGGTTTCTCGAATATAAAAAAGCCGGCCGGGAGGCGGATTTATCCAAACTGGCCGAAGAAATCAACAGGAGGGATGAGGCGGATAAAAGCCGTTCTGAAGGAGCCCTGCAAATTGCGCCGGGGGCGGTGGTCATCGATACGACCGGCTTTTCCATTGAAGAACAAGTGGAAAAAGTGCTTGAGCTCGCGAAAGAAAAATTGGGCTTAAATAGTGGCAAAATGCCGAAGGTCAAACGAAGCCCAATGAAGTGGTTTTATTTGTTCATATGGACGCTGGTGAGAAATCTTTCCCGCTTTCTTTGGCGGCTGACATGGGAGGGGGTCGAGAATATTCCACGCGAAGGGGGGATCATTCTTGCCAGCAACCATATTTCCTGGTACGACCCGCCGTTTGTTTCCGTAAGCTGCCCGCGAGAGGTACACTTTATGGCCAAGCGGGAGCTTTTTTCCATTCCCGTACTTGGGTTTATCATCCGTCACTTGAACGCCTTTCCGGTCAGCCGGGGAAAGTATGACCGGCAGGCGTTGGAGGCGGCCATTGAGGTCTTGAAAAAGGGAGAGGCGCTCATCGTCTTCCCCGAAGGAACCCGCAGTCGAAGGAAAGGGGAGTTTCTGCCTCCCAAGGCCGGAATCGGCGTTTTGGCGAGGGAAGGGGGGGTCCCCATCGTACCCACTTACATTTCCGGTTCGGACGAGTTGCCCAAAATTTTTTTCAGTTTTGGGCGGGTGCGGGTGATTTTTGGAACGCCGATTCCGAAGGAATGGGTGATGTCGGTTGCAGAAGGAAAGCCAGGATATCAACAGATTGCGGAAGAGGTTATGCGCCGGATTGGGGAGCTAAAAAAAGGTTGCCAATCCGGTTCGGTTGTATAA
- the dnaJ gene encoding molecular chaperone DnaJ has product MAKRDYYEVLGVERGASEEDIKKAYKKLAFQHHPDKNPGDKHAEEKFKELAEAYEVLRDPEKRRRYDQFGHAGARSGAQYADFNFGGFDLSDALRTFMRDFGGMGGVEDIFGEPSRGRRRGRAAGERGRDLKVEIKLTLEEIAKGVEKTIKLKRLIPCEVCNGSGVERGSGKTTCPQCKGAGEIRQVRQSIFGQMMTVTTCPRCRGEGEIIEKPCTNCGGDGRVRGSSTINVKVPPGVATGNYIPIRGQGDAGARGGPVGDVYVFIEEEEHPVFKREGNDVLIHLPISIAQAALGDEIEVPTLDGKAVLKIPSGTQSGKIFRMRGRGIPALNGYGKGDLLVQVVVWVPTSLSAEEKRILKQLSEMPGFKPPKDKSFMERLRETLGV; this is encoded by the coding sequence ATGGCCAAACGGGACTACTATGAAGTTTTAGGGGTGGAGCGGGGGGCCTCCGAAGAGGATATCAAAAAGGCCTACAAAAAGCTTGCGTTTCAGCACCATCCGGACAAGAATCCGGGGGATAAACACGCCGAAGAGAAGTTCAAGGAGCTGGCGGAAGCATACGAGGTTTTGCGCGATCCAGAAAAGCGCCGACGCTACGACCAGTTCGGCCATGCGGGAGCACGGTCCGGGGCGCAGTATGCCGATTTCAACTTCGGCGGGTTTGACCTGTCCGACGCCTTGCGCACTTTCATGAGGGATTTCGGCGGGATGGGGGGGGTTGAGGATATTTTCGGCGAGCCATCCAGAGGCCGGCGCAGAGGTCGGGCGGCCGGCGAGCGAGGGCGGGATTTAAAAGTCGAAATAAAACTCACCCTCGAAGAAATAGCCAAAGGGGTGGAGAAAACCATCAAGCTGAAGCGGCTGATTCCCTGCGAGGTTTGCAATGGGAGTGGCGTGGAGCGGGGAAGCGGAAAAACCACCTGCCCGCAGTGCAAGGGAGCGGGAGAAATACGCCAGGTCCGCCAGTCCATTTTTGGGCAGATGATGACGGTGACCACCTGTCCCCGTTGCCGGGGAGAGGGGGAAATTATCGAGAAACCCTGCACCAACTGCGGAGGGGATGGCCGGGTTCGGGGCAGTTCCACCATCAACGTCAAGGTTCCTCCCGGGGTGGCCACCGGCAATTACATTCCTATCCGGGGGCAGGGGGATGCCGGGGCGCGCGGCGGGCCGGTGGGGGACGTGTATGTTTTCATTGAAGAGGAAGAGCATCCGGTATTCAAACGGGAGGGAAACGACGTTCTAATTCATTTGCCGATAAGCATTGCCCAGGCGGCCCTCGGCGATGAAATCGAGGTGCCGACTTTGGATGGGAAGGCGGTACTCAAAATTCCTTCCGGAACGCAGTCGGGCAAAATCTTTCGAATGCGGGGCCGGGGGATTCCGGCCTTGAACGGCTACGGCAAGGGGGATCTTCTGGTGCAGGTGGTGGTCTGGGTGCCGACCTCCCTTTCTGCCGAGGAAAAACGAATTTTGAAACAGCTTTCGGAAATGCCCGGCTTCAAGCCCCCCAAGGATAAAAGCTTTATGGAGCGACTGCGGGAGACCCTTGGTGTCTAA
- a CDS encoding MBL fold metallo-hydrolase translates to MTSKNRFSFIFLLFVFFSFCITRAADFEIQKLSEGVYAAIAQPRGKAVSNSGFIVNDSEVVVIDSHISPEMARMLQGEIRKVTNKPIRYLVVTHKHRDHVGGTTAFGAAVEIISHDNTRAVMAADTAPTFRVPTVTFNRKLVFHRPNRTIELLYSGRGHTDGDVAVWLPEERILFTGDLSFNGSAGVMRDAFLRDWVATLEELRSLSARTVVPGHGPVFDNAGLLNFQNYLTDFIRAVKAQVDAGKTLEQALKDFSLSQYKDLAGWENWLPMNVTRCYNELKGERK, encoded by the coding sequence ATGACGTCAAAGAATAGATTCTCTTTCATTTTCCTGCTTTTTGTCTTCTTTTCATTCTGCATAACCCGGGCAGCCGACTTTGAGATTCAGAAGCTCTCCGAGGGGGTGTATGCCGCCATCGCCCAGCCAAGGGGAAAAGCGGTTTCCAACTCCGGGTTCATCGTCAACGACAGCGAAGTGGTGGTCATCGATTCCCACATCAGTCCGGAGATGGCCCGGATGTTGCAGGGGGAAATCCGCAAAGTCACGAACAAACCGATTCGCTATCTGGTGGTCACCCACAAGCACCGCGATCACGTCGGCGGGACGACCGCCTTTGGAGCGGCGGTGGAAATCATCTCCCACGATAACACCCGGGCGGTCATGGCCGCAGACACAGCCCCAACCTTCCGCGTTCCCACTGTCACCTTCAACCGGAAACTTGTTTTCCATCGTCCCAACCGCACCATCGAACTTTTGTATTCCGGGCGGGGGCATACGGACGGGGATGTAGCTGTCTGGCTGCCGGAGGAAAGAATCCTTTTTACCGGTGATTTGTCCTTCAACGGCTCGGCCGGGGTTATGCGGGACGCGTTTCTGCGGGACTGGGTGGCGACCCTGGAGGAACTCCGCTCCCTATCCGCCAGGACGGTGGTGCCGGGGCACGGGCCGGTCTTCGACAATGCAGGGCTTTTAAACTTTCAAAATTATCTGACTGATTTCATCCGGGCGGTAAAAGCGCAGGTGGATGCCGGGAAAACGCTGGAACAGGCGTTGAAGGATTTTTCCCTGTCCCAATACAAGGATTTGGCCGGGTGGGAGAATTGGCTCCCAATGAATGTCACGCGCTGCTACAACGAGCTAAAAGGGGAAAGGAAGTAA